DNA from Amorphoplanes friuliensis DSM 7358:
AGATCGCGACCAGGGAGACGACCAGCCGGATGGTCCCGTCGGCGAACTGGTTCGCGATCAGCGGGCCGACCTGGAGGCCGATCAGCACACCGCTGAAGAACCCGCCGAAGGACAGCGCCCCGATGACAAAACCCTGCCGGTATCCGCTGATCGCGAAGACCAGCATGAGCAGGATCAGGATTCCATCGACCACAAGCACTCGCTCAGGGTAGGAGTGGGAGTCACGAGACCACCTCGTCGGAGGTGTCCGGCACCGTGACCGGGGCATCGGGCAGGTTGACCAGCGGGCCGGGCTCCCACGGGCGGGCCCAGCGCGCCATGTCCAGCAGCGCCGAGATGACGCCCGCCGTGAAGCCCCAGACGAGCATTCCGCGCACCTGGAAAGCTGGGCTGACCCAGCCGCTCGGGTGGCGTACCCGGATGCGGTTCGCCGGGTCGACCAGCTCGGCGACCGGCAGCCGGGCGACGTGCGCGACCTCGGCGGGCTCCCGGGAATGCACCGGGTGGGGCGCGTGCCACCAGGCCAGCACCGGTGTCACCACGAACCGGCTGACCGGGATGTAGAGCTCGGGCAGCGTCGTGAGCACGGTTGCGCTCGCCGGGTCGAGGCCGACCTCCTCGTTGGCCTCGCGCAGGGCGGTGGCCGCCGCGTCCCGGTCCTCCGGGTCGGCCGCGCCGCCCGGAAAGGCAGGCTGACCTGCATGGTTGCGCATGGTCGCGGCTCGTTGCAGGACCAGCAGGTCCGGCTCACCGGGCCGATCCTCACCCAGCAGCACCAGTACGGACGCAGCCCGCCCCCCGCTCGCCGGTGCCCTCAGCGTCGTGAAGTCCTCGGTACGCGCGGAGCGGGCCCGGGTCAGCAAAGGCTCCCACCAGCCGGGGAGCCCGTCCGGGCGCTCGCTCATTCGGTCACCGTCACGCCGGTGTGGGTGCGCACGAGCCCGCCGAGCGTCGGTTTGTCGAGCGCCTTACCGGTGTAGACGTGGCGTCCGCCGTCCGCACCGACAAA
Protein-coding regions in this window:
- a CDS encoding NUDIX hydrolase is translated as MSERPDGLPGWWEPLLTRARSARTEDFTTLRAPASGGRAASVLVLLGEDRPGEPDLLVLQRAATMRNHAGQPAFPGGAADPEDRDAAATALREANEEVGLDPASATVLTTLPELYIPVSRFVVTPVLAWWHAPHPVHSREPAEVAHVARLPVAELVDPANRIRVRHPSGWVSPAFQVRGMLVWGFTAGVISALLDMARWARPWEPGPLVNLPDAPVTVPDTSDEVVS